The Haloarcula laminariae genomic sequence GGTGACGACCGTCGCGCCGGCCTCGCGGGCGCGTCCCGCCGTTTCGTCACGGCTCCCGTCGTCGACGACGAGCACTTCCTCTGCGTAGGGGAGCGCGCGCTCGACGACCGCCGCGATGCTGTCGCCGGCGTTGTACGCCGGGATGCCGACGACCACGGAGGGGTTGTCCGGCGACTGGTTCCACAGCTCCGGGATAGCGATGACCGTGTAGTCGGCCTCCGCGAAGGCCGCCGCGGTCCGGTCGTAGTCGATGCGCGGGCAGTCCCGCGTCTGCAACACGATACCCGTCATCCCCCGCTCGCGCGCCGCCTTCGACAGCAGTCGGTGGAGTTCGAGATGCGAGGCCCACTTCGACGGCGGGGCCAGCACGACTGTCCCGAGCATCTCCAGCACGTCGAGGGCCTCGCTGTCGGCCTCGATGCCTTGCGTCGTCACGAGCACCGGGTGACCGCGCCGACTGGCCCGGAGTGCGGTTCGAACGACGGCGTCCTCGTTGCTCGGCGTGAGGATGACGCCGATAGCCGCCCCCTGCATCCCGCCGCCGGTGGCCGTCTCCGGGGTGGTGAGCAGCCCGCCCCCGGCCGCGTCGTCGGTTTCGCTCCCCATCGACAGCACCGCTGTCGACCCGTCGGGGCCGGTCCACTCGGAGCGGTCCGGCTCGTCGGTCGCGGTCCCGGCCACGTTCTCGACTGTCGGCTCGGGGAGCGCCTCCGCCGGCCCGACGAGGTGGTAGCTGACTCGCCTGGCGGCGTCCGGTTCGACGGTTCGCTCGACGGTGAACGTGCCGCCGCTGTAGGCGGCGCCGTCGTCGAATCGCACCTCGTGGCCGTCCGGGACGGTGTCGGTCAGCGTCACCCGGACCGGCGTCTCGGCCGTCGACCGGAGTTCGAGCCGCACGAGTCGGTCCCCACCGTCTAGCTCGACTGCGGACTTGTCGATAGATACCGCTCCGCTCTCAACGCGTTGTGTCTCTGGTCCCACTATGTCATCACCTGTAGCGTCCTCCCAACAGTTACGTACCAGTTGACGGCCGTAGGAGTTATATAGATGCCGACGACTGCCGATTTGTCACTGGGGCGTGACAGAAAGCCAGAGCTGGACGCGCCGGAGCGGCGAGTCGGCGCCGGTCCGGTAGAGCCGGTAGGTCAGCCGGAGGCGCTCACCGAGTAACGAGGGCCGGACGGTGTGTCGGCGGACGGTCCGCTCGCCGCCCGACACCTCCACGTCGAACGCGTCGAGGCGCTGGGAGTCCGTGACTCGCGCCGTCTCGCCGCTGACGTTCACCCGCTCGATGGTGGCGACGACGCGCCCGTCGAAGCCCGACCCGTTGGTGGTCCCCACGCCGACCCCGACTGTCACCGGTTGGCCGGCCGTCACAGTCGACGGGTAGTTCCCCGCGACCAGTTCGCCCGACTCGTTCTCCCCGAGGATGTAGAACTCGGTGACCGTGCCCTGTTCGGTCGACTCGGTGGCGACAACCCCGACGGCCCCCGCGGCGGCGGCGACGACGACGAGAGTCAACACGACGCCGGCGGCACTCCCGCCGACGACCTGGCTCGCACGCGCCCGGACCGCGGCCGCGTCCGCGCCTGCCTGGACGCTCACCGGGAGCCGCCGGCGGCGATACCACGCAACGGCCGTCGAAACGAGGGTGAACAGACACAGCCCCGCGATTACCGGCGTCCGCCCGAACCCCCAGACGGTGAAATCGAGGACGCCGCCGACCGACGCGACCGCGACGACGCTGCCGATGACGCTCAGCCCGAGACGAGCGAGCCAGGCGGTCCCGGTCCCCGGGCCGAGCGCCGTCTCGCCAGCGCGGGGGAACACGGCCGAGACGAGCGCGTAGCCGGGGACGAAGAGCACGAACGGGAGCCCGACGGCGATGGCGAGCGGACGGACGGCGCCGGCCGGCGAGAAGGCGACGAGAGCCACCAGCGCGACGCTCGCGACGACGGCCAGCAGGTCGACAGCGAGCACCCGGTCAGCCACACCCGACTTCTGCATAGGCTCCATCCGTCGAGCACCGATAAAAAGACACGGTACGTGGGGCGGAGCAGGTCACAGTCGAGCGGCTACCGCCGCGTCGGCGTGTCCCGCTCCGAGGGGTAGTGTCCTCGCCGGCGGCGACGTGACAACGCGCCGTTTTTGCCCGCCGAGCCTGAAGAACGGGTATGAGTAACCGTTCGGACATCGCGCCCGACACCGTCTCGGTCGAACTCAGCGAGGAGGGCGTCGCCGTGGAGTATCTCGACGGCCGGACCGCCTTCTACCACGGCGTCCCCACGAAGGCCGAGGGGAGCGTCACCACCGCGCCGGGCAAGGACACGCACGTCCTCATCACCGACAAGACGGAGACCTCGGGCATCATGGTCTACGTCAACGACCTGCGGACCCACGACGACATCATCGAGGAGAGCGGCGTCGGCCGCGTCATCCTGGAAGACGGCGAGGAAGACGAGCTGTTCCCCGGCGTCACCGTCACGGACCGTCAGATGCGCGTCGAGGTGACCGTCGACTACGACGTGACCGACGGCCGCGTGTTCGTCTTCGAGGAGGACGAGATGGGCGCGCGGAGCTTCGAGATAGTGCCGGTCGAGGAGTGAGTACGGCGAGCGAACGGCGTGAGTGAGCCGTTTTTCGCGCACGTTTTTCGGTAAGCGGTGGCCACCGGCCACCCGAGCCGAAAAAGGTGCACGCCAGATGGGCGCGCGAAGCTTCGAGATAGTGCCGGCCGAGGAGTGATACTGGTGGCTGTAAGTTCGTAAAGATATTCGCCACCTCGGGGATGGCGAATTCCTTCAGTTTGTTACAGCCATCAGTATGAGTCACTGCAGGTACGAGGGGTCCTCGTCGTCGCAGTTTTCCTCGTGCTTTTCCGCGTCGTCGCGGTCGTCAAACATGAGGCCGCAGGTCTCACATTTGTACCAAGTCATCTCGTCGCGCTCGGTAGTGACAACCATATGGAATACTCTATCGCCGGGAGGTAAATCGCTTTCGCGGGTGGGCACCGTTCGAAGGGCCCGCCGCATGGGCCCGTATCCGGCCAACGGGAACCCTCAAGAGGACCGGAGCGCTAGCCGCTGACATGAGCGGGAACGGCGGGAGCGTCGAACTCACGGTCGAAGGCGCCCACAAGCGCGACGCCGGACGGGGCATCGCTCGCCTCCCCGAGTCCGTCCGCAGCGAACTGGGCGTGTTGAGCGGGTCGCCGGTCATCGTCGAGGGCGAGGGGACGACGGTGGTGAAGGTGTGGCCGGGTGAGGGCGACGGCTCCACGGTCCGCATCGACTCGGACACGCGGGCCAACGCCGGCGTCAACATCGGCGATACGGTCCGGGTCCGGGCGGGCTCGGTGACGGAGGCGACGGATATCGGCATCCAGCCACTGGAGCCCCTGCCCGGCACCGACGAGTACGCACACACGGTCAGGACGCGGCTGGTCGACCGGATGGTCCAGGCCGGCGAGCGGACCCACATCGACGGGCTGGGGACGTTCGTCGTCCGGACGACCGAGCCGGACGGCGCGGTGCGGGTCTCGCCGAGCACTGACGTGACCGTGTTGCCGGCCATCGACGACGGCGACGACGCCGGCGACACCGAGCGGTCCGCGTCGCCGGTGGGGGCAAACGCCGGGACGGCCGAGACGGCGACGGGCGTCAGCTACGAGGACATCGGGGGGCTGGACGAGGAACTCGACCGCATCCGCGAGATGATAGAGCTGCCCCTGGCCGAGCCCGACCGGTTCCGGGAGTTGGGTATCGACCCGCCCAGCGGCGTCCTCATGCACGGGCCGCCCGGCACCGGCAAGACGCTCATCGCCAAGGCCGTCGCCAACGAGGTCGACGCCTACTTCGACACCATCTCCGGCCCGGAAATCGTCTCGAAGTACAAGGGCGAGAGCGAGGAGCGGCTGCGCGAGGCCTTCGAGCGGGCCGAGGCCGAAGCCCCCGCTATCCTCTTCGTCGACGAGATAGACTCCATCGCCGGCTCGCGGGACGAGGACGCCGACATGGAGAACCGCGTCGTCGCCCAGCTGCTGACGCTGATGGACGGCCTCGAAGACCGGGGCCGGGTGGTCGTCATCGGTGCGACCAACCGCGTCGACGCCGTCGACGACGCGCTGCGCCGGGGAGGGCGCTTCGACCGCGAGATAGAAATCGGCGTCCCGGACGAGGGGGGCCGCCGCGAGATTCTCGACGTCCACACCCGCGAGATGCCGCTGGCCGACGACGTCGACCTGGACCGCATCGCGGCCCAGACCCACGGCTTCGTTGGCGCGGACCTCGCCTCGCTGACGACCGAGGCGGCGATGTCGTCGCTGCGGGCAGGGCGTGACGGGAGCACGGAGGACGGCGACGAGCCGGAGAGCGAGGGGCCGGCAGTGACCCAGGCGGACTTCGACGCGGCGCTGGCGGTCGTCGACCCCAGCGCGATGCGGGAGTACGTCGCGGAGACGCCCGACGTGGGCTTCGACGACGTGGGCGGGCTGAGCGAGGTCAAACAGACGCTGACGGAGGCCATCGAGTGGCCCCTCGAATACGGCGCCCTGTTCGACACGACGAACACCGACCCGCCCAGCGGCATCCTCATGTACGGCCCGCCCGGCACCGGCAAGACGCTGCTGGCCCGGGCCGTCGCCGGCGAGAGCGACGTGAACTTCATCCACGTCGCCGGCCCCGAGATTATGGACCGCTACGTCGGCGAGAGCGAGGAAGCCGTGCGGGAGCTGTTCGAGCGGGCCCGACAGACGGCCCCGAGCATCATCTTCCTGGACGAGATAGACGCCATCGCGAGCCACCGCGGCCAGGGCAACGAGGTGACCGAGCGGGTCGTCTCCCAGCTACTGGCGGAGCTCGACGGCATCACCGAGAACCCCAACCTCGTGGTGCTGGCGGCGACCAACCGCCGGGACATGATAGACGACGCCCTGCTGCGACCTGGGCGGCTCGAACAGCACGTCGAGGTGCCAAACCCGGACGGCCCAGCCCGGGAGGAGATTCTGTCGGTCCGCACCGAGGGGAAGCCGCTGGCCGAGGACGTGTCGACGGCGGAGCTGGCCGCGGAGCTGTCCGGCTACTCCGGGGCCGAGATAGCGGCGGTGGTCCGGGAGGCGTCGATGTTGGCCATCCGGGAGATGGCCGCCGACCTCGGCCCCGCCGAGGCCAGCGAGCGGGCCGACGAGGTCCGTATCACCGGCGACCACTTCCGGCGGGCGCTGGAGCGGGCCGAGGAGCGGTGACTGTCGGGCGTGAGCCCCGGTCCCGATGAAGTCCGCGTCGCCGTCTGTGGCGGGAACGAGTAGGTACTGAGAGGAGTTGGATTCCGAGCGGCCGGTGAGACGGCGTCGCTGGCGAGGAGCAGTGAAAGGCTGTCCGGACAGCCTTTGGCGGACGAGCGACGCCGTGTGGCCGAGCAGCGAGACGGGCTAAGTTACCGGCATCGACGTGAAAAGCGCCTTGCCGGCGATTATGTGTTGGCGTCCACGGTTATAAAGGGCGCGGTCACCGCCGGTCCGACAGCGCGGGGAACTCCTCGCGCACGTCGGCCACCGTCTCGGGACTGATGTCGGCCGTGACCAGGGCGGGGTCGTCGTCGGAGCTCGCGAGTGGGGTGCCCCACGGGTCGTACACCGTCGAGCGGCCAAGCAGCTCCGCGTCGTCGAACCGGCCGACGCCGTTGGCCGCGGCGACGTAACACTGGTTCTCGACGGCCCGCGTCCGGGGGAGTAACTGCCAGTGCTCGACGCGGGGGTAGGGCCACGCGCTCGGGACCGCGACCAGGGTCGCGCCCGAATCGACGAGCCGGCGGTACAGCTCCGGGAACCGGAGGTCGTAGCAGGTCGTGACGCCGACGGTAAACCCCGCGAACTCGACGGTCGGGAGCGACTCGCCGGCCACGAGCAGGTCCGACTCGGCCGAGTCGTAGCCAAAGAGGTGGTGCTTTCGGTACACCGCTTCCCGGTTCCCGTCGCGGTCGAGAAAGACTGACGTGTTGGCCAGTCCCTCCCCCGCCGGCACGTCGTGGCCCGCCGCCGCGCTCAGTTCGAGGTCCTCGACGAAGCTCCCGGCGAGTATCCCGATATCGTGGGCGGCCGCCAGCTCCCCGAGCGCCGTCACCGTCTCCCCGTCCAGGCGCTCGGCGTTGCGCTGGTAGGCGTCGAAGGCGAAGTAGCCGACCGTGAACAGCTCCGGCAGCACGACCAGGTCACAGCCAGCGGCGGCGGCCCGCTCGACGGCGTCGGCCGCGCGCTGGCGGTTCGCCGCGACCGCGGACGGTTCGACGGCTATCTGAGCGAGCGCGAGCTTCATGCTTCGACTTCGAGATACTCCGTGAGCGCCGCTTCGAGGTTCTGGAGCTCGTCGTCGAGGTTTCGCTTGAAAAAGCGCTCGATGCCGGGGAGCTTCCCGTCGACGACGAACCTGTTTGTCACCCGGGTCCCGCCGTCGCCGGTCGGTTCGAGCTCCTGTTCGCCCTGGACCCGCAACACCTTCGACCGACCGACGAAGCGGACGTACTCGGGCTCACGTCGCTCGACGTCTTCGGTCTCGATGGCGATGGTCCGGTCGATGACGGGAATCGGGAGGCGCACGTGCCAAGTCACGTGGTCCGCGTCGTGGACGTCCCAGTCCTGTACGACACTTATCGGCCGGGCACGCTGGTCGGGGTCGCCGATGAACTCCCACACCGCCTCGGGGCTCGCCGCTACTGTCATCGTTCGTTCGACCCGGACAGTCATACCACGAATCAGGCGTGCATCCGCATGAATCCACCGACTGGTCGGCTCTGCCGACGCCGGCGCGCCGCGGTCAGCTCGTCGTGACGCGCCAGGTGGTCGAGCGGGCCCGACCCCACTTCTCTATCTCCACCTCGTCGGCTTCTTCGGCGAGACGCGGGAGGCGGGCTCCGACCTGCTTCGACGAGAGCCCGAGCTGAGAGGCGATGTTCTTCGCGCGGAAGTAGCTCTCCCCGCGCGAGACGCTCTCACGGAGGTACTCCAGAATGCGGCGGTCCTCCTCGCTGAAATCCACCATACCCCGAGTACGTGCCGAGCGTTATTAATGGTTGCTTTTAGCACATCATTCGGCGTAGGCGTGAATGGCCACGAGCGACAGCGACGCGGCCACTATCGCCACTCCGAAGGCGATACCGCTGTTGGTCAACAGCCCCGCTGTGTCGAGTCCCTGCGCGTGGCGGACGGCGTAGTTGTAGCTGCTCACGGCGGTCACGCCCGCCCCCAGAACAGCGACGATGCCAAAGAGCGCACCGAGGCCAACGCCCATGTCGGTTGCCGACTCCGTTGTCATGCCCGTGCGTTCCGCCCTGGCACACTTAGTTCATTCGGGGCCGGCCAGAGGACATATATCGGACGACGGCCAGGAGTGGCTAATGAGAGAACTCGGGCGGTTACGGCAGGTCGGTCTCGTCGCCCTCGTCCTGGCCGGGAGTATCGGCGGCGCGTTCGCCGTCGGCGCCATCGGCGTCCCGGCCGTCGAGAGCGTCGAGAACCGGTTCACCGGCGTCTCGGAGAACACGACGACCGTCGGGACGGCCATCACGGTGTCGAACCCCAACCCCATCGGCGTCTCCCTTGGCGGGACGACGATCAACTACACCGTCTCGATGAACGACGTAGCCATGGCCAGCGGGCAGAAGCGTGGCATCGCCCTCGACCGCGGGAACACGACGCTCCAGCTCAGCACGCGGATGCAAAACGGCAAGATACCGGCGTGGTGGGTCAGCCACATCACCAACGGCGAGCGGACACAGGTCACTATCGACGCCGACATAACCGACTCGCTGGTGGGGGGTCGGTCGGTGACGCTCACGCAGAACCGGGAGATAGAGACCGACATGTTGGGGGCGTTCAACTCCACGGAGACGCGCCCGGTCAACGCCGACAGACCGTTCGTCTCCGACCCGGTGCTGTACATCAACGAGACGCGCGGGTCCTGGGACCGGGAGGGCGTCACCCGTTCGGAGACCCCGATGGAGATGGCGTTCGACGTGTACAACCCCAAGCCGGTGCCGTACGCGGTCAGCAAAATCGGTTACACGACGTATATGAACGACGTCCGTGTCGGCTCGGGCGAGACCGACAGCGAGGAGCTCATCATGCCCGGGGAGCGCGAGACTATCGGCGTCCGGAACGTCATCCGGAACGAGCGCCTCGACGAGTGGTGGGTCACGCACCTCCAGCGAAACCAGAACACGACGATGTACATCGACTTCTACCTCGTCGTCGAGGGCGGGGGCGAGCAGTTCCGCATCGACCTCGACGCCATCGACTACGAGACGGCCATCGAGACGGACATCTTCGGCACCAAGGCCCAGTACCCGACCGGCGGGGATGCCGACCCGAGCGGTGACCCGACAGCGGGCGACAACAGCTCCGAGGACTCGGCAGGCGGCACGGCGACGCCGTCAGACGAGACATCGACCGATAGCACTGCGACGCCGACCGACGGAACGCCGACCGACGACGGCGGCATCATCGGCATCTGAGAGCTACGCCACGGCGATTTCGACGAGCGACATCCCCCCGTCGACGGCCGCCTGGAGGTCGTCTCGCAGTTCCGCGCGCGTCGTCGGCCGGTAGCTGTCGATGCCGAAGCTCTCGGCGAAGGTCCCGAACGACGGGTTCGTCAGCTGGGTCCCGAACGACTCGCCGGTCTCCGCCCGCTGTTGCTCCGCGATGAGCCCGTAGTCGTCGTCCGTGAACACGACGACGGTGTACGAGCAGTCCAGCCGGGTAGCGGTATCCAGTTCGGCGGCGTTCATCAGGAAGCCGCCGTCGCCCGTCGCGGCGACCACCTCGGCGTCGACCGCGAGGTCGGCGGCGACGCCGCCGGGCACCGCGATACCCATCGAAGCGAGGCCGTTGGAGACGATGCAGGTGTTTGGCTCGTAGGTGGGATAGTTCTGTGCGATGGCCATCTTGTGGCTCCCCACGTCGGAGACGAGCACGTCCTCGGGAGCCAGCACGTCGCGGAGGACCGGGAGTACGCCCTTGACGGTAAACGGGGCCTCCGCGGCGGGGGTGGCGGCTACGTCCGCACGAACTGCCTCGCGCATCTCGGCGTACCACTCGTCGTCGGTCGCAGGCTCCTCGGCGCGGGCCGTGAGCGCGCTCAGGGCCTGCCCGATGTCCGAGACGACCTCGATATCCGGGTGGTACGCCTCGTACACCTCCGCGGGTTCGCTGTCGACGTGGACGATGGGCGTCCCCTCGCAGTGCCACTCCGCCGGGTCGTGTTCGGCGATATCGTACCCGACAGTGACGATGAGGTCGGCCGTCTCGATGGCCGACAGCGCCGCGCCGTCCCCCGAGTCGAGCGTGTACAGCGACCGCTCGTCGTCGTCGGGGACCGCCCCCTTTCCCATGAACGTCGAGGCGACCGGGAGGTCGAACGCCTCGACGAAGTCCCCCAGCTGGGCGGCCGCGCGCGTTCGGACCGCGCCGTTCCCGGCGATAGCCAGCGGGCGGTCGGCCTCGGAAAGCAGCGACGCCACCGCCTCTATCGTCTCCGCGCTCGGCGCTCCGGCCCGGACGGGGTCCCGCTCGGGAAGCGGCTGCTTCTCCGTCGTCTCGGCGGCGATGTCCTCGGGCAGTTCGAGGTGGGTGGCGCCGGGTTTCTCCGACTCGGCGACCTTGAACGCCTTGTGGACCGACTCGTGGACGATGTCGGGGTCGTCGAGCTGGGTGTTCCACTCGGTGATAGGCTCGAACAGCCCGACCACGTCCAGCGCCTGGTGGCTCTCGACGTGGAGGCGTTCGAGCCCGCCCTGTGCGGTGACGGCGACGAGCGGGCTCTTGTCGAGGTGGGCGTCGGCGACGCCGGTGAGGAGGTTCGTCGCGCCCGGGCCGAGCGTCGCGAGACAGACGCCCGCCTGGCCGGTCAGGCGTCCGTGGACGTCGGCCATGAACGCCGCGCCCTGTTCGTGACGGACCGGGACGAAGGTAATCGAGGAGTCTCTGATGGCAAAGAGCAGGTCGGCCATCTCCTCGCCGGGGAGCCCGAAGACGTGGTCGACGCCCTCGCGTTCGAGGCACGCGACCAGCAGTTCGGCGGCGTTCATCTATTCGACCCACACCGTTTTTCGGTTGGTGAACTCGCGGATGCCGACGGCGGACAGCTCCCGGCCGTAGCCGGACATCTTCACGCCGCCGAAGGGGACCCGTGGGTCCGACTTGACGAGCTGGTTGACGTAGACGCAGCCGGCGTCGATGCGCCCCGCCACCCGCTCGCCCCGCTCGCGGTCTTCAGTCCAGATACTGGCCCCGAGCCCGTACTCGGTGTCGTTCGCCTTCCGGACCGCTTCCGCCTCGTCCTCGACCTCGTAGACGGCCGCCACGGGGCCGAACAGCTCCTCGCTGTCGGCGGGACAGCCCTCTGGTACGTCGGTGAGGACCGTCGGCGGGTAGTAGGCGCCCTCCCGGTCGAGCGGCTGGCCGCCCGTCTCGACCGTGGCGCCGGCGTCGACGCTGGCCTCGACCTGCTCGTGGAGGTCCGCGAGCAGGTCGGGGCGGGCCTGTGGCCCGATGTCCGTCCCCTCCGCCGTCGGGTCGCCGACGGTGAACGACTCGACCGCCGCGACGAAGCGGTCCAGGAAGTCGTCGTAGACGTCCGTGTGGACGACGAACCGCTTGGCGGCGATGCAGGACTGGCCGCCGTTCTGGTTGCGGGCCCAGGCGCCCGTCTCGACGGCGGCCTCCAGGTCGGCGTCGTCGAGCACGACGAACGGGTCGCTGCCGCCGAGTTCGAGGACGGTCTTCTTGAGGTGGTCGCCGGCCGCTGAGGCGACCGCGCGCCCGGCCGGCCCGCTCCCGGTCACCGTCGCCGCACGCACGCGGTCGTCGGCGACGATGTCCTCGACGCGGTCGGAGGGAATCAGCAGCGACGTGAAGACGTCCTCTGGATAGCCCGCCTCGGCGAAGACCTCCTCGATGGCCCTCGCACAGCCCGGGACGTTCGAGGCGTGTTTCAGCAGGCCGACGTTGCCGGCCGTCAGATACGGGGCCGCGAAGCGAAAGACCTGCCAGAACGGGAAGTTCCACGGCATCACGGCCAGTACCGGGCCGAGCGGCTCGTAGACGGTCTTCGCCGACGACCCCGGCGGGCTCGGGTGCGCTTCGGGCGCGAGGTGTGCGCTCGCGTGGTCGGCGTAGTAGTCACAGCCCCACGCGCACTTCTCTACCTCCGAGACGGCCTGCTCGACCGGTTTCCCCATCTCCTCGGTCATCGTCTCGGCGTACTCTCGCTTGTTCTCTCTGAGCACGTCGGCCGCCGCCGAGAGCAGCGAGGTCCGCTCGCGCAGCGGTCGGTCCCGCCAGCGCTCGAACGCCTCAGTCGCCCGCTCTATGGCCGCATCGACCGCCGACTCGCCGTCTTCCTCGTAGGTCCGGAGCGTCTCGCCCGTCGCCGGGTTGGTTGCTCGCATGGTGCGAATCGTTCGGCCCGGAGACGGATAAAAATTTCAAGCAGCCGATAACTCTCGCGGCCCCGTCACTGAATCGTCGTGTGTTCGGACTCCTCATCGAGCGCGAGGTTCGTCGCGATTTCGGCGTTCCGGACGGCGTACTCGGCGGTCTGTTGGAGGCTCACCAGCACTTCGCGGACCTGGAGCAGGGCCTCGTTGTCCATCTCGGGCAGGTCCGTGAGGATGTCCTGTTCCTTGTCGTCGATGCCGGCGTAAGTCTTGCGGACCTGGATGGCGGTGTCGTAGTCGCGCTCGACGGCCGCCTGGACTGCGAGTTCGGTTATCTCGTTTACCTCCTCGGTGAAATCGCGGATGCGCCGCATGGTGGAGCTGTCGACGTCCAGCGAGTGATCGTCGGTCTCCAAGGCGATTTCGGCGATGTCCTCGGCGTTGTCGGCCGTGAGTTCGAGGTTCTTCGCGATGGAGCGGTAGCCGATGAGCGGGAAGCCGTCGTCGAGTCCCACGGCCCGCGCGAGGTTCGGGTTCTGGTAGGAGGTGAAGATGAGCCGGAGCAGGAGCACGAATATCTTGTTGGCCTGTCGCTCCCGGTTCAGAGCCCGCTGCGCGAGGTCGGGGTTGCCGTGGGCCAGCGCCTTGACGGCCTCGTTCCGCATCGTCGAGCCCGTCGACTCCAGCCGTTCGAGCAGGTTGTTGAGCGTGAAGTCCTCGGGGTCGACCGAGCAGCGAATCGTAATTCTGTTCGGCGTCTCCTCGATGACGCCCAGCCCCATCAGCTGGGTCTCAGCGTTGTAGACGGCGTTGATGTGGGCCGATTCGAGCGTCTGGTCGTCGGGCGCCTCGACGTGGATGATTCGCCGGCCGAGGACGTACTGGGCCACGATGGCCCGCTCGACGGCGTCGGCGTCGAGGTTCTCCGCGTGGATGACGGCCTCCGACTCCTCCTTCTGGACGGATTCGGGTAGCACCGTCAGCGTCCCTTTGCCACCCATCCGCAGCGAGACTTCGTCCCCCTTCTCGACGTCGTGGGCGCTCGCCCACTCGGCGGGAAGCGTCATCGCCAGCGTCGACGGCCCGAGTCGTTGAACTTTCCGCGTTTCCATACGCCCTTGGTTACGCACCGAACACCTTAATCTTCACTATACGGCATATAATCTGCCGGAGTATATACAATCGTTTGGGGCGCCGGAGCAAGACCCCACAATCGTCAGTATCAGGCCTGGACTTCGACGAGCCGGCGCTCGTACCGACCCACGCGGACCTGTATCCAGCCGGCCAGTTCGGCGTCGATATCCGGGTCGCCGCTGTCGACCCGCAGCGTCCCCAGCCCGTCGAGCTTCCGCCGGGAGGCGACCACCTCGATATCACACCGGGCGATGACGGCCGGGGAGAGCTGCTGGTTCCCGCGCCCGAAGACGAATCCCTGCCCGCCGATAGGCGAGACGACGATGACATTCCGGTCGCCCAGCGCCGCGAGGATGTCGGATTCGGCGGCGTCGCGCGCGACGACCTCGCCGTCGCGCCAGACGTCGACGCCCAGCGTCGTCCCCTCGAAGCCGAGCCGCTCCTTTATCGCGCCGACGGTGCTCCCCGGACCGAGGACGTACGTGACGCCGTCCTCAACGCTCTCGGCGACGCCCTCGGCGAGCGTCTCGACGGTGCCGCCCCCGAGCTGTTTCGCCGACTGGCGCTGGTCCGCGACCGGCACCGTCGCCACGGCCCGGAGTTCGGTCACCACCTCGCCGCCCCGGAAGGCGTCCTCGTCGATGTCGTTGACCTCGGCTGGCTCGGTCTCCGAGAACGTCGCGGCGATGCGGCCGGCCGCCCGCGGCGAGACGCCGAAGACCGACGAGTACACCTTGACGCCGGCTGGCACCCCGAGCATCGGCGTCTCGGCGTCGAGCTCATCGAGCGTCTCGGCCACGTCTACGGCGGTGCCGTCGCCGCCGACAAACAGGATACAGTCCGCCGCTCGGTCGACGAAGGCCCTGACCGCCGCCCTGGTGTCCTCGCCCGTCGTCGCGTCGGGGTCGGCCGGCTCGCCGACGACTGTCGGGTCGAAACCGGCGGTCCTGACGACGGACTCGCCCATCGGCTCGCCGTAGGTCAGCACCTCGATGTCCCGGCCGACCGCGGCCAGGGCCGCGA encodes the following:
- a CDS encoding NAD-dependent succinate-semialdehyde dehydrogenase, yielding MRATNPATGETLRTYEEDGESAVDAAIERATEAFERWRDRPLRERTSLLSAAADVLRENKREYAETMTEEMGKPVEQAVSEVEKCAWGCDYYADHASAHLAPEAHPSPPGSSAKTVYEPLGPVLAVMPWNFPFWQVFRFAAPYLTAGNVGLLKHASNVPGCARAIEEVFAEAGYPEDVFTSLLIPSDRVEDIVADDRVRAATVTGSGPAGRAVASAAGDHLKKTVLELGGSDPFVVLDDADLEAAVETGAWARNQNGGQSCIAAKRFVVHTDVYDDFLDRFVAAVESFTVGDPTAEGTDIGPQARPDLLADLHEQVEASVDAGATVETGGQPLDREGAYYPPTVLTDVPEGCPADSEELFGPVAAVYEVEDEAEAVRKANDTEYGLGASIWTEDRERGERVAGRIDAGCVYVNQLVKSDPRVPFGGVKMSGYGRELSAVGIREFTNRKTVWVE
- a CDS encoding SRPBCC family protein, whose amino-acid sequence is MTVRVERTMTVAASPEAVWEFIGDPDQRARPISVVQDWDVHDADHVTWHVRLPIPVIDRTIAIETEDVERREPEYVRFVGRSKVLRVQGEQELEPTGDGGTRVTNRFVVDGKLPGIERFFKRNLDDELQNLEAALTEYLEVEA
- a CDS encoding acetolactate synthase large subunit; amino-acid sequence: MNAAELLVACLEREGVDHVFGLPGEEMADLLFAIRDSSITFVPVRHEQGAAFMADVHGRLTGQAGVCLATLGPGATNLLTGVADAHLDKSPLVAVTAQGGLERLHVESHQALDVVGLFEPITEWNTQLDDPDIVHESVHKAFKVAESEKPGATHLELPEDIAAETTEKQPLPERDPVRAGAPSAETIEAVASLLSEADRPLAIAGNGAVRTRAAAQLGDFVEAFDLPVASTFMGKGAVPDDDERSLYTLDSGDGAALSAIETADLIVTVGYDIAEHDPAEWHCEGTPIVHVDSEPAEVYEAYHPDIEVVSDIGQALSALTARAEEPATDDEWYAEMREAVRADVAATPAAEAPFTVKGVLPVLRDVLAPEDVLVSDVGSHKMAIAQNYPTYEPNTCIVSNGLASMGIAVPGGVAADLAVDAEVVAATGDGGFLMNAAELDTATRLDCSYTVVVFTDDDYGLIAEQQRAETGESFGTQLTNPSFGTFAESFGIDSYRPTTRAELRDDLQAAVDGGMSLVEIAVA
- a CDS encoding DUF7525 family protein, with the protein product MTTESATDMGVGLGALFGIVAVLGAGVTAVSSYNYAVRHAQGLDTAGLLTNSGIAFGVAIVAASLSLVAIHAYAE
- a CDS encoding LEA type 2 family protein, producing MRELGRLRQVGLVALVLAGSIGGAFAVGAIGVPAVESVENRFTGVSENTTTVGTAITVSNPNPIGVSLGGTTINYTVSMNDVAMASGQKRGIALDRGNTTLQLSTRMQNGKIPAWWVSHITNGERTQVTIDADITDSLVGGRSVTLTQNREIETDMLGAFNSTETRPVNADRPFVSDPVLYINETRGSWDREGVTRSETPMEMAFDVYNPKPVPYAVSKIGYTTYMNDVRVGSGETDSEELIMPGERETIGVRNVIRNERLDEWWVTHLQRNQNTTMYIDFYLVVEGGGEQFRIDLDAIDYETAIETDIFGTKAQYPTGGDADPSGDPTAGDNSSEDSAGGTATPSDETSTDSTATPTDGTPTDDGGIIGI
- a CDS encoding phosphate signaling complex PhoU family protein; translated protein: METRKVQRLGPSTLAMTLPAEWASAHDVEKGDEVSLRMGGKGTLTVLPESVQKEESEAVIHAENLDADAVERAIVAQYVLGRRIIHVEAPDDQTLESAHINAVYNAETQLMGLGVIEETPNRITIRCSVDPEDFTLNNLLERLESTGSTMRNEAVKALAHGNPDLAQRALNRERQANKIFVLLLRLIFTSYQNPNLARAVGLDDGFPLIGYRSIAKNLELTADNAEDIAEIALETDDHSLDVDSSTMRRIRDFTEEVNEITELAVQAAVERDYDTAIQVRKTYAGIDDKEQDILTDLPEMDNEALLQVREVLVSLQQTAEYAVRNAEIATNLALDEESEHTTIQ
- a CDS encoding DUF7123 family protein → MVDFSEEDRRILEYLRESVSRGESYFRAKNIASQLGLSSKQVGARLPRLAEEADEVEIEKWGRARSTTWRVTTS